The following are encoded together in the Novipirellula artificiosorum genome:
- a CDS encoding DUF1501 domain-containing protein, giving the protein MDSISRRQWLNRCGTGLGAIALGDMLTREVFASDRVELHFPAKAKHVIHLFMNGGPSHVDTFDPKPALLKFDGKSAPIDHLKTERPTGHVMRSPFKFKPYGESGIEVSELFSKTAAHIDDICVIRSMHADVPNHEPSLMLMNTGESRLVRPSVGSWLTYGLGSENENLPSFIVMCPGGYPIKESQNWQNGFLPGKYQGTYIDSSHERVEKLIDNIRSKAVSGTDQRQQLDLLARLNQTHASARPLDPRLESRIESFELAYRMQHEASDVFDVSGESEATLAAYGPGDFARQTLIARRLVERGVRYVQLYTGAGQPWDNHDDLNDRHRDLANQVDGPIAALLSDLKRTGLLDETLVIWGGEFGRTPVVEMPKEGSNQGKMNGRDHNHYGFTVWLAGGGAKGGTVVGATDEIGFQAVENRVHVHDLHATMLRLMGFDHKRLTYRYAGRDFRLTDVHGRIVDEILG; this is encoded by the coding sequence ATGGACTCAATCTCTCGGCGGCAATGGCTGAATCGATGCGGTACCGGGCTCGGTGCGATTGCGCTGGGTGACATGCTGACTCGAGAAGTCTTTGCATCCGACCGTGTCGAGTTGCATTTCCCTGCGAAGGCAAAACACGTCATTCACCTGTTTATGAATGGCGGCCCAAGCCATGTGGATACATTTGATCCCAAGCCAGCATTGCTGAAGTTCGATGGAAAGTCCGCTCCGATCGATCACTTAAAAACCGAACGACCCACGGGCCATGTGATGCGTTCGCCGTTCAAGTTCAAACCTTACGGGGAAAGCGGAATTGAGGTCAGTGAGTTGTTTTCGAAGACCGCTGCCCATATCGATGATATTTGCGTCATCCGTTCGATGCACGCCGACGTGCCCAATCATGAACCGTCGCTGATGTTGATGAACACTGGCGAATCTCGACTGGTCCGTCCAAGCGTCGGGTCGTGGTTAACGTACGGACTTGGCAGCGAGAATGAGAATTTACCATCGTTCATCGTGATGTGCCCCGGCGGCTATCCCATCAAGGAATCGCAGAACTGGCAAAACGGTTTCTTGCCGGGGAAGTACCAGGGCACGTACATTGACTCGAGCCATGAGCGGGTCGAAAAACTGATTGACAACATTCGCTCGAAGGCCGTTTCGGGAACCGACCAACGTCAGCAATTGGATCTGCTGGCAAGGTTGAACCAGACCCATGCTTCGGCGCGTCCACTCGACCCCCGCTTGGAATCGCGGATCGAATCGTTCGAACTTGCCTACCGAATGCAACATGAAGCATCGGATGTCTTTGACGTTTCGGGTGAATCGGAAGCGACACTTGCTGCCTACGGCCCCGGCGACTTTGCCCGACAAACGCTGATCGCGCGGCGTTTGGTAGAGCGAGGCGTTCGCTACGTGCAACTCTACACCGGCGCCGGTCAACCCTGGGACAACCACGACGACTTGAACGATCGCCACCGTGATTTAGCCAACCAAGTGGACGGGCCGATCGCTGCGTTGCTTTCGGACTTAAAACGAACCGGCTTGCTCGATGAAACGCTAGTGATCTGGGGTGGCGAATTCGGTCGCACGCCGGTGGTGGAGATGCCCAAAGAAGGTTCCAATCAAGGAAAAATGAATGGACGTGACCACAACCATTACGGATTCACCGTTTGGCTCGCTGGCGGTGGCGCCAAGGGCGGAACCGTTGTCGGCGCCACCGATGAGATTGGATTCCAAGCGGTCGAAAACCGCGTCCATGTTCATGACCTGCACGCAACGATGCTGCGATTGATGGGCTTCGACCACAAACGATTGACCTATCGTTACGCCGGTCGCGATTTCCGATTGACCGATGTCCACGGCCGCATCGTCGACGAGATCCTTGGCTAG
- a CDS encoding sigma-70 family RNA polymerase sigma factor yields MQLMDQSLSQLIARGSKDGFLTYDEVNAYLPDEDVNPEKLEGLMVAIERHGIQLIEASEKKAIEAAGKTPEPRLADMRFTEEETPLVSVEAPKASDDPIRMYLSQMAEIPLLTREEEISLAKKIEITRRQYRRTLLESDYALRSTVEVLHRVHDGELPFDRTIKVSLTERLTKEQITARMPHNLRTLDVLIAQNKEDFDQMVRKSVSPRLKAELRRRFIRNRRKCLQLVEELSLRSRRVTPLLGQLEKISRRMNFIRDRLADLGNDAMSRDEAADLRQELRELMIVTQESPKSLHNRIAKTRRHFDEYEATKRRLSSGNLRLVVSIAKKYRNRGLSFLDLIQEGNTGLMRAVDKYEYRRGFKFSTYATWWIRQAITRAIADQARTIRIPVHMIDVLSKLRQAQKRLTQDLRREPTYEEIAQATEIPLEEVRRVMDIGRHPVSLDRPVGEGEDSSFGEFIEDSDDDNPVKVAASGILRSKIDELLKTLTFREREIIRLRYGLVDGYSYTLEECGRIFKVTRERVRQIEAKAVAKLQSPSRADRLAEFLKTAA; encoded by the coding sequence ATGCAATTGATGGACCAATCTCTTTCGCAATTAATCGCCCGCGGATCCAAGGATGGATTCCTCACGTACGACGAAGTCAACGCGTACCTTCCCGACGAAGACGTCAATCCCGAAAAGCTTGAAGGTTTGATGGTCGCCATCGAACGGCACGGCATCCAACTGATCGAGGCTTCGGAAAAGAAAGCGATCGAAGCGGCTGGCAAGACACCGGAACCCCGTCTGGCCGACATGCGGTTCACCGAGGAGGAGACCCCGCTGGTTTCTGTCGAAGCTCCTAAGGCGAGCGATGACCCGATCCGAATGTACTTGAGCCAAATGGCCGAGATTCCGCTGCTGACTCGCGAGGAAGAAATCTCGCTTGCTAAAAAGATCGAAATCACTCGTCGCCAATACCGCCGCACCCTGCTGGAATCCGACTATGCACTGCGCAGTACCGTCGAGGTCCTACACCGTGTCCACGACGGTGAACTGCCGTTCGACCGAACCATCAAGGTCTCGCTGACCGAGCGTTTGACGAAAGAACAAATCACGGCTCGGATGCCTCACAATTTGCGCACCCTTGATGTTTTGATTGCTCAGAACAAAGAGGACTTTGACCAAATGGTCCGCAAAAGCGTCTCGCCACGATTGAAGGCTGAACTGCGACGTCGGTTCATCCGCAATCGACGCAAGTGCTTGCAACTGGTTGAAGAGCTTAGCCTGCGTAGCCGCCGCGTCACACCGCTGCTTGGCCAACTCGAAAAGATCTCGCGCCGGATGAACTTCATTCGCGATCGGCTAGCGGATCTTGGCAACGATGCGATGAGTCGCGATGAGGCAGCCGATTTGCGACAGGAATTGCGTGAGTTGATGATCGTGACTCAGGAAAGTCCCAAGAGCCTGCATAACCGCATTGCCAAAACACGGCGACACTTTGACGAGTACGAAGCGACGAAGCGAAGACTCAGCAGTGGCAACTTGCGATTGGTCGTTTCGATTGCGAAAAAGTATCGCAACCGCGGTCTGTCGTTCCTGGACTTGATCCAAGAGGGGAACACAGGTTTGATGCGAGCGGTCGACAAGTATGAGTATCGCCGAGGTTTCAAATTCAGCACGTATGCGACATGGTGGATCCGCCAGGCAATCACGCGAGCGATTGCGGACCAGGCACGCACGATTCGCATTCCGGTTCACATGATCGATGTGCTCAGCAAGCTACGTCAGGCACAAAAGCGTTTGACCCAAGACCTGCGTCGCGAACCGACCTACGAAGAGATCGCTCAGGCCACCGAAATTCCTCTCGAAGAGGTACGACGCGTGATGGATATTGGACGACATCCGGTAAGCTTGGACCGTCCGGTCGGCGAAGGTGAAGACAGCAGCTTTGGTGAGTTCATCGAGGACAGCGACGACGACAATCCCGTCAAGGTCGCGGCCAGCGGAATCCTGCGCAGCAAGATCGACGAACTCTTGAAGACCTTGACGTTCCGCGAACGCGAAATCATTCGCTTACGCTATGGTTTGGTCGACGGCTACAGCTACACCCTTGAAGAGTGTGGTCGCATTTTCAAGGTCACGCGCGAACGGGTCCGACAAATCGAAGCGAAAGCGGTTGCCAAACTACAAAGCCCCTCGCGTGCCGATCGCTTGGCAGAGTTCCTAAAAACCGCCGCCTAG
- the lpdA gene encoding dihydrolipoyl dehydrogenase translates to MKTVRHELVILGGGPAGYVAAIRAAQLGIDVACIDENDRFGGTCLRVGCIPSKALLESSHLYEEAKHRFAGHGLKIGEVGLDLDAMMARKDKIVDALTGGIDMLFKKKGVTPYRGRGKFTDSQSVQVQGTDNVLVQAGRILICAGSRPASLSFVKEDNDRIGNSTTALAFPEVPKRLVVIGGGYIGLEMSSVWNRLGSEVIVLEALDHIMPGIDAEFAQLAHRVFKKQGLDIRTSTFVESATRDGDECMVAITGGEPIRCDRVLLSTGRSPATDDIGLEAIGLETDKKGFISVNANYETAVEGVYAVGDCIGGAMLAHKAMEEGIVCVEQMSGIKTHMNYDVIPAIVYTHPEIAMVGKTEEQLKEAGIEYNKGVCPFGANGRARTLGEIEGRVKILADAKTDRVLGVHIIGARAGDLIAEAATAMEFGASSEDIARTCHAHPTLAEVVHEAALAVDGRAIHTV, encoded by the coding sequence GGATCGACGTCGCTTGCATCGATGAGAATGATCGGTTTGGCGGCACCTGCCTGCGAGTCGGTTGTATCCCCAGCAAGGCGCTGTTGGAATCAAGCCATCTCTATGAAGAAGCGAAGCACCGGTTCGCCGGTCATGGATTGAAGATTGGGGAGGTCGGGTTGGATCTCGACGCGATGATGGCTCGAAAAGACAAAATTGTCGATGCGCTGACGGGTGGGATCGACATGCTGTTTAAGAAGAAAGGCGTGACCCCCTATCGCGGTCGCGGGAAGTTCACCGATAGCCAATCGGTCCAGGTTCAAGGGACCGACAACGTGCTGGTCCAAGCGGGCCGAATTCTGATCTGCGCTGGCAGTCGCCCTGCATCACTCAGCTTTGTCAAAGAAGACAACGACCGGATTGGCAATAGTACCACGGCGCTTGCGTTCCCCGAGGTGCCGAAACGCTTGGTCGTCATTGGTGGTGGCTATATCGGCTTGGAGATGAGTAGCGTTTGGAACCGCCTCGGTAGCGAAGTGATTGTCTTGGAAGCCCTCGACCATATCATGCCTGGCATTGATGCCGAATTCGCTCAACTTGCTCATCGAGTTTTCAAGAAACAGGGACTCGATATCCGCACCAGTACGTTCGTGGAGTCCGCGACTCGTGATGGAGACGAGTGTATGGTTGCGATCACAGGAGGTGAGCCGATTCGATGCGACCGAGTGCTGTTGTCGACAGGTCGCAGTCCTGCAACCGATGACATCGGCCTCGAAGCAATCGGACTTGAGACGGACAAGAAGGGGTTTATCTCGGTCAATGCCAACTACGAAACCGCCGTCGAGGGTGTCTATGCGGTTGGTGATTGCATCGGTGGCGCGATGTTGGCACATAAGGCGATGGAGGAAGGGATTGTTTGCGTCGAGCAGATGTCTGGGATCAAGACCCACATGAATTACGATGTGATTCCTGCAATCGTCTACACGCATCCCGAGATCGCGATGGTTGGAAAAACGGAAGAGCAATTGAAGGAAGCCGGGATCGAGTACAACAAGGGGGTCTGCCCCTTTGGTGCAAACGGCCGTGCTCGAACACTGGGCGAAATCGAGGGGCGAGTCAAAATTTTGGCAGATGCCAAGACCGACCGTGTGCTTGGTGTTCACATCATCGGCGCACGCGCGGGCGATCTGATTGCCGAAGCCGCCACCGCAATGGAGTTTGGGGCGAGCAGCGAAGACATCGCTCGTACCTGTCACGCACATCCAACGCTTGCCGAAGTTGTCCATGAGGCAGCATTGGCGGTTGACGGGCGTGCGATTCACACCGTGTAG